The region AACGGAGCTTTCTGGCTTGTACATTCTAACCAAATATAATCGTCACCATCTGGAATTGTTAATACGGCATGATTCCCTTCTGTGGCCGAAAACTCACTATCAAAATTTCTTATATTTTTTCCGCCATAAATTACAGCATAGTAAGAGGGCACACCTACTACATCTAACAATGCTTTGGTATAATTAGAAAGCCCTTTACAATCGCCATAACTTAAACGATCTACATCTTCTGCTAGCATTGGTTTCCAGCCACCAATACCAACTTGCACACTTATATATCTGGTTTTATTTTGAAGGTAATTATAAACAATTTTAGCTTTTTCAATAGTTGTAGTTGCATCCTTAGTAAGCTCTATAATTTCATTTTTAACCGATTCTGGAAGTGCTCTAGTATCTATTAACAAATTATCGTACATCCATTTTCCAAAATCTTCCCAATTTGTATTTATGCCTTTAACACCCATCATATCAAAAGTTTGCATGGCAACTTTTACACGTGGTGCGTAAGTATAAAATTCGGGACTTAAGGCTTCAGGTTTTATTGCCAATAAATTTTCTGCTACATAATGATAATCACCAACTTTAGTAATACCGTATTCTTCTAAATGCTCTTCTTTTACTGTTAAAGAAACATCTGTTTCATTAAAAATCTGATAAGAAGATTTTAAAACACCTGTATAATGCTCTTCTAAAGGTGACCATGTAGGAATGAATGCTGTCATTTTATGTTCAACTTCTGAAATATAATCTATTGTATACGGATAATTTACTGCGGCATATTTTAAATATTTTATCCGATTATCGTTATAAATAGATATGCCATCTACAGCAGCGACATCATTAAAGTCTTTTTCTTTAAAACGTTTAATTTTTTCGCCTTTTGCATTGTAAATTGTAGCTTCTAATGATTTGATTTTAGTGGTCTCATCGTAATATTCGTAAGCCTGACCTTTATAATCTCCAGAATCGTTATAAATGGTAACTGTACGATGAGATTTTACAAGCATTTTATTGTAAGCCTGAATGTAAATTTTTATGTCATTAGTTTTCACTAAAGCATTCGCATTCTTGCCAATAGTAGCCTTTTCGAGTATATTTGAACTAAAATCTGTTTGGGCAGATAGGTTCAAAGTTAGACATATAACAAATACGCCTAAAAAATATTTTAAACACATAGTAGGTTAGGTTTGCGCTTTAAATTTAACATTATTTTATGTTAAAAAAAACAAAACCCGTAACTATTACTCTTTACTTTTTGTGTCAATAATTATGGTTACAGGGCCATCATTTAAGAGCTCTACTTTCATGTCTGCACCAAACTCCCCTGTTTGCACGTTTCGTCCTAAATCGCCTTCTAATTGCCCCACAAACGCTTTGTATAAAGGGATAGCAATGTCCGGTTTAGCTGCTTTAATATAACTGGGTCTATTGCCTTTTTTTGTGGCAGCATAAAGTGTAAATTGACTTACTACTATTGCTTCCCCATTAATGTCTAATAGTGAAGTATTCATAACACCGTGTTCATCTTCAAAAATACGAAGATTGGCTATTTTTCTTGATAACCATTCTACATCTTCCTGACTATCGGAGTCGGTTACACCTAATAAAATTAATAACCCTTGATTAATATTTGCCACTATTTTATTTTCAATAGTAACACTGGCTTTAGAAACACGCTGAATTACTGCTTTCATTATTATATGCCGTCTTGTTCTTTATTCCAAATATCTGTACGATAGTGTTCGTCTTCGCCTTCTAAAATCTGTAAATAACTTCTATAACGAGAAAATGCTATTTCGTCTCGGTCTAAAGCATCTTTTACTGCACATTTAGGTTCCTCTACATGTAAACAGTTATTAAATTTACAGTCTTGTTTTAAAGCAAAAAATTCCGGAAAATAATCTCCCACTTCTTCCTTTTCCATATCGACCACACCAAATCCTTTTATACCTGGAGTGTCTATAATTCTAGCATCGAAAGTTAAATCGAACATTTCTGCAAAAGTTGTAGTATGTTGTCCTTGCATATGCTGACTAGAAATAGCCTTTGTTTTTAAATCTAAAGTAGGCTCTAACGCATTAACCAGAGTAGATTTTCCAACTCCCGAATGCCCTGCAAACATACTTACCTTTCCAAGCATAAGTGCTTTAACTTTATCTATATTTTTTCCAGTTTCTGCAGAAATTCCTATACATTCATAACCAATAGCTCTATATATAGAGG is a window of Formosa sediminum DNA encoding:
- a CDS encoding DUF3857 domain-containing protein, with protein sequence MNLSAQTDFSSNILEKATIGKNANALVKTNDIKIYIQAYNKMLVKSHRTVTIYNDSGDYKGQAYEYYDETTKIKSLEATIYNAKGEKIKRFKEKDFNDVAAVDGISIYNDNRIKYLKYAAVNYPYTIDYISEVEHKMTAFIPTWSPLEEHYTGVLKSSYQIFNETDVSLTVKEEHLEEYGITKVGDYHYVAENLLAIKPEALSPEFYTYAPRVKVAMQTFDMMGVKGINTNWEDFGKWMYDNLLIDTRALPESVKNEIIELTKDATTTIEKAKIVYNYLQNKTRYISVQVGIGGWKPMLAEDVDRLSYGDCKGLSNYTKALLDVVGVPSYYAVIYGGKNIRNFDSEFSATEGNHAVLTIPDGDDYIWLECTSQKAPFGHVANFTDDRDALVITPDGGKIVHTRVYDATESLLKTTADINLNSNGGFTSEVVIKSYGSQYRGDEGLENELEKDQKLRFKDIWDNVNDLVVESFQFTNNKNDVVFTEQVKVSANTYASKTGTRLLVVPNVFNKLTHIPPRYAKRTMPLEIDRGFLDEDEYVFHLEDGLKVEALQAPIKLETKFGTYTMSIEDLNNGTLRYKRRLQIDKGIYPKEDYEAYRDFWINISKYDNSKMVLLNQ
- the rsgA gene encoding ribosome small subunit-dependent GTPase A gives rise to the protein MTGIVYKSTGSWYTVKTPNGETYDCRIKGKFRLKGIKSTNPIAVGDEVDFKIETLDNVTTGIIHHIHDRKNYIVRKSVNLSKQTHIIASNIDQVFLLVTINNPPTLTSFIDRFLVTAEAYSVKTVLLFNKIDVYDDETILEVRYLASIYRAIGYECIGISAETGKNIDKVKALMLGKVSMFAGHSGVGKSTLVNALEPTLDLKTKAISSQHMQGQHTTTFAEMFDLTFDARIIDTPGIKGFGVVDMEKEEVGDYFPEFFALKQDCKFNNCLHVEEPKCAVKDALDRDEIAFSRYRSYLQILEGEDEHYRTDIWNKEQDGI
- the dtd gene encoding D-aminoacyl-tRNA deacylase, with the protein product MKAVIQRVSKASVTIENKIVANINQGLLILLGVTDSDSQEDVEWLSRKIANLRIFEDEHGVMNTSLLDINGEAIVVSQFTLYAATKKGNRPSYIKAAKPDIAIPLYKAFVGQLEGDLGRNVQTGEFGADMKVELLNDGPVTIIIDTKSKE